The following proteins come from a genomic window of Melopsittacus undulatus isolate bMelUnd1 unplaced genomic scaffold, bMelUnd1.mat.Z mat_scaffold_388_arrow_ctg1, whole genome shotgun sequence:
- the LOC117438490 gene encoding uncharacterized protein C12orf45-like has translation MAGDGGVAASRELLAVGLRGGLEETLLIRSKCSSKEATALQTVRMPRSSLLDRVQSFLPQMAHANDELRRKMITAPAHQFDIENLDSATEKVIEMNVAVVELSDSDTDEEILTSEDDSESEDDSIAGEVTIDNIKFPKQKREKGKIEILDSKVNE, from the exons ATGGCGGGGGATGGCGGCGTGGCTGCCTCTCGGGAGCTGTTGGCCGTGGGGCTCCGAGGAG GTCTGGAAGAAACGTTGTTGATCAGATCAAAATGCAGCAGCAAGGAGGCCACAGCCTTACAGACAGTGAGGATGCCGAGGAGTAGCC ttttggaCCGAGTACAGAGCTTTTTACCACAGATGGCCCATGCAAATGATGagctaagaagaaaaatgattaCAGCACCAGCTCATCAGTTTGATATTGAAAATCTAGACAGTGCAACAGAAAAAGTTATAGAAATG AATGTGGCTGTAGTTGAACTGAGTGATTCTGATACAGATGAAGAGATATTAACTTCAGAAGATGACTCTGAATCTGAAGATGACTCTATAGCTGGCGAAGTGACAATAGACAACATTAAGTTTCCtaaacaaaagagagaaaaaggcaaaatagaAATTCTGGACAGCAAAGTGAATGAgtaa